The window TTTAAAAACTACTTGGTCCATCATTTGTCAGAAATAATGTAAAAGTTCACAGTTTACCTTATAAAGGTTCTACATTGTTACATATCATCTGCCCTGTGCTGTAGCTTGAACTGCAGATATGATCAAATCTGTTGGGATAGAAGTGGAACTCTAATTACATCCCAGAGAACGGGTCGACGGTATACTGCATTAATGGACTAGTAATACACACAGACCCATCTTCAATCTTGTGACCATGAACCACTTTTAAAAGTTTGCATAGATAGAAAACCTTTAAAACTGACCAATTAAATGCTGAAAATTGACAGATGTACTCAATCAGAAAGCGGATTATTGACCATTGGGAGCTTCACATCTTtccacacggggggggggggttggacgaTAAGGGCCATTTCATTTGATAGCTTATCTTCTTCATTCCCCAAAGAAAGATGGAGTCCGTTTAGCAAAACAACCTCTGCCTAGATTCAGTCGATGTATTGTGCCAGCCACCTGAAGCCATCTCCATAGCCCTGCTTCTTCAGGACACTGCACATGAAAATCTCCAGAGGTCGTACCTGCAAATCCTTCAACGACACATTGCCCTGGAGAAGAACAACAGGGTCAAGCTGTTAAAGACCACTCCAGCAACTTGACTTTCTCTGATGAAAAACATTATCCCAAGTAGAAATAGTAATGTACACACACTTAAGggtaaaaaaagaataatgtatTACCGACTTGTACAatgtcatacagtgcattcagaaatattcagaccccttgactatttccacattgttaggttacagccatattctaaaatgtatcaaatgtgtttcctcatcaatctacacacacaacactgcataataaagcaaaaacaggttaagacatttttgcaaatttattttaaaagaaattgtaaaaaatgaaacaacttatttacataagtattcagaccctttgttattagactcaaaattgagctcaggtgcctcctgtttccattgatcatcctggagatgttttgaaaacttgattggagtccacctgtggtcaattcaattgattggacatgatttggaaaggcacacacctgtctatataaggtcccacagttggcagtgcatgtcagagcaaaaaccaagccatgaggttaaaggaattgtccgtaaagctacgagacaggattgtgtcgaggcacagatctggggaagggttacaaaaaatgtctgcagcattgaaggtccccaagaacacagtggtctccatcattcttaaatggaagaagtttggaaccaccaagactcttcctagagctggccgcccggcataactgagcaattgggagagaagggccttggtcaggtaggtgaccaagaacctgatggtcactctgacagagctcccgagttcctctgtggagatgggagaaccttccagaaggacaaccatctctgcagaactccatcaatcaggcctttatggcagagtggccagaaggaagccactcctcagtaaaaggcacatgacagcccactttgagtttgccaaaaggcacctaaaggacccagaccatgagaaacaatattctctggtctgatgaaaccaagatttaactctttggcctgaatgccaagcgtcacgtccggaggaaacctggcaccatccctacggtgaagcatggtggtggcagcagcatcatgctgtggggatgtttttcagctgcagggactaagagactagtcaggattgagggacagatgaatgtagcaaagtacagagagatccttgatgaaaacctgctcaggacctcagactgggggcgaaggttcaccttccaacaggacaacgaccctaagcacacagccaagacaacgcaggagtggcttcgggacaagtctctgaatgtcccttgagtggcccagccagagcccggacttgaacccgatcaaacatctttggagagacctgaaaatagctgtgcagcaacgctccccatccaacctgacagagcttgcgaggatctgcagagaagaatgggagaaactctccaaatacaggcgtgccaagcttcatacccaagaagactcgaggctgtaatcgctgcttcaacaaagtattgagtaaagggtctgaatacttatgtaaaatgtgatattttcattttttattttgaatgaatttccacaaatttctaaaaacctgtttttgcttttgtcattatgtggtattgtgtgtagcttgatgaggaaacaaactgtggaaaaagttgaggggtctgaatacctttcgAAGGGCACtgtacctggaccacctattgagatgtggcttttgttaagtaaatcaggtgataAATGAGGTGAAAATAGACTGGAGTGCCACTAACATTTTCTACAGCATATCTAAAGAACATGAAtactgtaccacacacacacacgttagttgTGTTACACACTCATCTGAAatggactttaaaaaaaaaagtataatgcTACCCATAGATACAAATTCCATAGGCTACATCCATCTCTATGCTTACCTTTCCAGTGCATTGACCATCGAGAACAAACGCCTCTCTCAGTCCCCCCTCACTGATGGCTTCAGGACGGTCTATCTTGTTACCCAGGACCAGCACAGGCACAGAGAGGATGGTCTCATCTGCTAACAGCGCCtgaacacgcgcacacacacacacacacacacacacacacaagaggttCAGCAATGAGACCGAGATGGGACAGTGAGAATGTTTGTTGTGTGTCCTGGACTAACCTGCAGTGATGGCTGCCTCAACAGGGCTGCCTCAACAGGGCTGCCTCAACGCGTGGGTTTTGTGTATGCATTTTTCATAACGAATGTTGATAAATTAGGCCCATTGTGTGCAGTGACTTACATCAAGTTCGATCTTGGATTCTGTAAGGCGGTCATGGTCAGCACAGTCAACCAGAAAGACAACGCCATTGATAGCCGGCAGGTAGTTCTTCCAAACTCTTCTAGCTGTGAAAGAGACAGAAGATGTAGCACATGATGTAATGTGTCAAGATGCCGACCAAACCCTACAAAGACGATGTAATGTGTCAAGATGCCGACCAAACCCTACAAAGACGATGTAATGTGTCAAGATGCTGACCAAACCCTACAAAGACAATGTAATGTGTCAAGATGCCGACCAAACCCTACAAAGACGATGTAATGTGTCAAGATGCCGACCAAACCCTACAAAGACGATGTAATGTGTCAAGATGCCGACCAAACCCTACAAAGACAATGTAATGTGTCAAGATGCTGACCAAACCCTACAAAGACGATGTAATGTGTCAAGATGCTGACCAAACCCTACAAAGACGATGTAATGTGTCAAGATGCCGACCAAACCCTACAAAGACAATGTAATGTGTCAAGATGCCGACCAAACCCTACAAAGACAATGTAATGTGTCAAGATGCCGACCAAACCCTACAAAGACAATGTAATGTGTCAAGATGCTGACCAAACCCTACAAAGACGATGTAATGTGTCAAGATGCTGACCAAACCCTACAAAGACGATGTAATGTGTCAAGATGCCGACCAAACCCTACAAAGACAATGTAATGTGTCAAGATGCTGACCAAACCCTACAAAGACAATGTAATGTGTCAAGATGCCGACCAAACCCTACAAAGACAATGTAATGTGTCAAGATGCTGACCAAACCCTACAAAGACAATGTAATGTGTCAAGATGCCGACCAAACCCTACAAAGACAATGTAATGTGTCAAGATGCTGACCAAACCCTACAAAGACAATGTAATGTGTCAAGATGCTGACCAAACCCTACAAAGACAATGTAATGCGTCAAGATGCTGACCAAACCCTACAAAGACAATGTAATGCGTCAAGATGCTGACCAAATCCTACAAAGACGATGTAACGCGTCAAGATGCTGACCAAATCCTACAAAGACAATGTAACGTGTCAAGATGCTGACCAAACCCTACAAAGACAATGTAATGTGTCAAGATGCCGACCAAACCCTACAAAGACAATGTAATGTGTCAAGATGCTGACCAAACCCTACAAAGACGATGTAATGCGTCAAGATGCTGACCAAATCCTACAAAGACAATGTAACGTGTCAAGATGCTGACCAAACCCTACAAAGACAATGTAATGTGTCAAGATGCCGACCAAACCCTACAAAGACAATGTAATGTGTCAAGATGCTGACCAAACCCTACAAAGACAATGTAATGTGTCAAGATGCCGACCAAACCCTACAAAGACAATGTAATGTGTCAAGATGCCGACCAAACCCTACAAAGACAATGTCATGTGTCAAGATGCCGACCAAACCCTACAAAGACAATGTAATGTGTCAAGATGCTGACCAAACCCTACAAAGACAATGTAATGTGTCAAGATGCTGACCAAACCCTACAAAGACAATGTAATGTGTCAAGATGCCGACCAAACCCTACAAAGACAATGTAATATGTCAAGATGCTGACCAAACCCTACAAAGACGCAGTGTCCAACTTAGTTAGGCCTAAGTCTTACCTTGTACGTGACCGCCCAGATCAAACGTGGTGAACGTCATTCCAGCTATCGTCAACTCTTCCGATGCTTCAGGgagaaacaaaacatttaaaaatcaCTGACATTGTGTTCACTGCCGTTATTGGACTTAAAAACAACACAATAATGTACTTCGAAATGATGCTGCTTACTTGGATGCAACGTGGGCACATGCTGGCCAAGTCTGTCATCTTTCAGCATATGCAGAAGGGTTGTTTTACCAGCATTATCCAACCCCAGGAAAACCAGCTTTCCAGACTTTTTGTACAAACCTGGGAAAGTACATTGACAAGTTAATTAAACGTTTGAgttgtaaacacacacacccctcattgTGACATGCAGTATTATACTGATAAGAGTgggtataatataatatattattatataataatataataagaGTGGGTATAATGTGTgtaacgttccaacaggaatctgttccaaaaacttcgtaaataacaacgatgccaacaaacaacgcatacaaagttgtataacggcagaataagataccgggtagggagtgggctATTTTGTTAAGGTTTTCACTCACCACGTTTATtcccgaaaaatgtctgtcctcactctggtagcctatggacaaacattaagaataagctatgtggtgagttgatgcctattcggcagctagttagctaggtgagttgatcatgctactttgtatgcgttgtttgttggcatccttgttatttacgaagttttttggaacagattctaGGTGGAAGGTCCTACAAATTACTGATAATACATTTGAAGTCATTGACGTGAAATCAGAGATTACCTAAAAACTGTAGCACACCACTAAAGCCTCTGTAGATCCAATCAAAGAGGAATGACATTTCACTGGTCTTTGCCTAAGAAAGAAGACAATGgagaagttagctagctaactagcactTGTCAAGACGAGATCATACTGGTCTCACTGGATCACCAGTATTTTCACATTGCATCATGACTATATTGATAGCTACAGGCTCTCTGTACACACATGCACTTGCTATTGCTGCTGCTAGTCAGCTTTAGGTTTATCAACTACAATACAAGTCTTTTCTTAtcctagcatgctagttagcacCAGCTGATCGCTAACTTAGCTTGCTAGCTCGGCTACGTGGCTATCAGCTTAGCTAAAATCCTGGCCTCATGTGGACTAAGGActctaagacagacagacagctctccCTTTCGAAGTAAAATGTACGACGGAACACAAGTAACGTTATATAACTATACAAATGACTGAATATTTGTTTTAATTAAGCTGCCAAAGCTTACCTCTCCCTGTCGACAATGACAGCTTTGGTTAGGTTTCTTCTGCGGATCCGATAAACGAACAGCTGATTGTATTGTTCCTCGACGTGACTTCGGGAACTAGCTAACCCCCCTAGTGGCGCACTAGTGCCCCCTGCTGTGCGGGAGCATATTGCAATAGGCTTATGGCGTTCACCTTTCACCTACCTTTCACATAAAATACCTCAAATCCCCTGCATTATATCATAGGCATTATATTTAGACATGGCATCTAGTAGCTCGCATCTTTTCCTCTTGGCAGGGGAGGAGTGTTGGATGAGTGATTCTCCAGCAGTTCTTTTCATCCTGTGATTTCCGGTCAGAGCCAACTTCAGGGAAATCATTTTTATTCTT is drawn from Salmo trutta unplaced genomic scaffold, fSalTru1.1, whole genome shotgun sequence and contains these coding sequences:
- the LOC115190202 gene encoding GTP-binding protein SAR1b is translated as MSFLFDWIYRGFSGVLQFLGLYKKSGKLVFLGLDNAGKTTLLHMLKDDRLGQHVPTLHPTSEELTIAGMTFTTFDLGGHVQARRVWKNYLPAINGVVFLVDCADHDRLTESKIELDALLADETILSVPVLVLGNKIDRPEAISEGGLREAFVLDGQCTGKGNVSLKDLQVRPLEIFMCSVLKKQGYGDGFRWLAQYID